ATCCCGTCTTTGGAGATATACTTTCTGTAACAGAAGACGTTTGGGATAAACTTTTTGAGACAAATGTTAAAGCAGGATTTATGCTAACTAAACTTGTCGTACCACATATGTTGAAAAATGGTGGTGGAAATGTTATCTTTAATGCTTCTTATGGTGCATATAGACAAGGAAATGGTATTGCTGCATACACAGTAACAAAAACTACATTACTTGGTTTGACGAAAGCTCTTAGTAATGAATTGTCTCCACAAGGAATTAGAGTTAATGCTATTGCTCCAGGAGttattaaaactaaaatGAGTAAAGCTGtaagtttattaataaatattaatttataaaaataactttatttttagatgtGGGATGGAGATAATGGGGAAAAAGATTTAGTTAATGCTCTTGAAACTCCAATGGGAAGATTAGGAACACCAGAAGAGTGTAGTGGTGCTGTAGCTTATCTTGTATCAGATGACGCTTCATATGTTACTGGAGAAACTATTGTCATTGCAGGTGGTATTCATGCTAGAttgtaatttataaattgaaCAATTTGAagtttttatacatttatattaaaaattataatttgaaataaCAAATACTGTAGCAATTatagatattatatattaataaaaaaatgtatacaagataattaataatattgtcaatatcatgttaaaaaaaatgtattctatttatagatttttttttatttaaaaatacaaaagttataaaaaaacaaatttgtATTTATAGCTTAAAATGATTGTCCTATTAGAATTAACATtacaaattaattattaatatattttatattagatATGTTTGTTTtggttaaaaataaatgttggTGTAAAGTGATTAGGATATTGTACAGCAACCTTTacttgattttttttttctcaattCACTATCAGATAAAGGATTTCCAATTAATCTCGGTGCAGGTGGAACTGCTTCACTAGACTTTCCTTGATGAACTCTTTCATTTAATGGTGGTGGTGGTGGAGGTGGATTTCCTTCTGCTCCTTGAGGCGGTGGTGGTGGTGGTGGAACTGGTGATAATTGTCCAGGTGGTGGTGGCGGTGGAGGGACTCCACTATTTGGATCATCAATACATTCATAATTTTCAGccattgataattttaattaatgtaaatatcttttattttattttgtttaattttttttataaatttatttgattttttaatttgtttctTACTATTAtgcaaaaatttataaaatatacataatttaATTGGGATGTCtctaaaattttcttaacaATTGTATAGTAAagtttgtattaaaaaaaatattgaagtgGGTTACTCACTTTagaactataaaaaaattggaaTGATACTATAATCAAATGacgtattatattttaacttaaaTATCAATGTccatttgaaaaaaaaaaattagaccaaaaatgaaaaatgtataaaaaatataaacatgtcaactttttttatttaaatttaaaagctATTTTTATGAGTGCCTTGGGAACGCAAAgctatttatatttgttttctaaattattaatgtaaacagaataaattatttttaatgaatagcTTGGTAATGAtatcatatattaaatgtaCTTGTAGATTAGCTTTATAATTCCTCTTTCTTATCTGTTTTCGTTTTATCTTCCTTTTCAACTTCCTCAGTCTTATCTGTGTAACTCTTAACAGCAtgttttttcataaatttctCCAAATCATCAAGATCTCTATTTCcagtatattttattggtTTAGATTTCATGCCTGATGGAGCAAAGTAAATTGTTGGGAAGCCTTCTACTTTGTAACCACTTGGTGGATCATTTGCTGTAGCGTCCATTTTAGCAATAACAATATTAGGTTGTTCTTTTTTAAGTTTCTCAGCAAGTTTATTGTATTCTGGTTCGAAACTCTTACAATGTCCACACCATGGAGCATAAAACTCAACCAAAACATCTTTTGTTTCATCATCAACAATTGATGAAAAGGTAGATCCAACAAGAACTTTAACAGGTCCCTTTTGATGTTTTGGTGGTGGtgaacttttaataaatgccTTAACCTTGCCACTATTGATATCTTTCATAAATTGTTCAAGATTCTCGTCTAATTCCCCATCATATTTTTCTGGATCCATTGGATATTTTTTACCATCAAAACCAAAAACAATAACATTGTGTTCCAAACCAGAATCTCCTAGACCAACATTAGCCAATTCATCAGAAAACTCTTCTTCGTCACCAACGGCAAAAGTATATTTTGAATCTTTGTAATTCTTTGCTACTTCAACAACCTTATTTCTCCAATAGTTGGTTCCTTCACGATATTCTGGACTAAAATCAACATTATAATATACGACACAAAGAGGTAATTTAGAATATCTGAAAGCAGCATTTTCTTGTGTTATCTGTCCAACCATTGGAGCAATGTTATCCTTTAAGAAAGCTAACAAATCTTCAGCAGTAGAAGCATCTTTATTGTATTTCTTTTGTTTCTCTTCATATTTAGTCCAAAATACATCaggataaaatattattacatcACCTGGTTGAGCTTTAAATGCTTTTATAACATCTGGATCTGTTGTGAAACCCATACCAGGAAGTTCTTCTCTAACTTTTTCTGAAGCTTCAAAGAATGCATTGTACTGAGGGCCATCTTCATTTGCAAAGAATCCAATAATTGTAACATCagtttttttcataattctTTTAGCCTCCATA
This Strongyloides ratti genome assembly S_ratti_ED321, chromosome : 2 DNA region includes the following protein-coding sequences:
- a CDS encoding Protein disulfide-isomerase A4, translating into MKILKCLILLSILYSGYAVDVDTDDNVYILTEANFDDFLEENPIVMVKFYAPWCGHCKKLAPDYATASRHIKFPLAKVDATIEKALGEKYNVQGYPTIKLFKNGEVLDYNGARDVASIVDWAEEVTDPNYKPPSNEVVALTSETFDEFVSDKPLMLVEFYAPWCGHCKQLAPELEKAASALKDENIVIAKVDATVEKKLADQFGVKGYPTMKVLRNGKRYDYNGPRDSIGIMEYMLKQAEPAAKKLNSVMEAKRIMKKTDVTIIGFFANEDGPQYNAFFEASEKVREELPGMGFTTDPDVIKAFKAQPGDVIIFYPDVFWTKYEEKQKKYNKDASTAEDLLAFLKDNIAPMVGQITQENAAFRYSKLPLCVVYYNVDFSPEYREGTNYWRNKVVEVAKNYKDSKYTFAVGDEEEFSDELANVGLGDSGLEHNVIVFGFDGKKYPMDPEKYDGELDENLEQFMKDINSGKVKAFIKSSPPPKHQKGPVKVLVGSTFSSIVDDETKDVLVEFYAPWCGHCKSFEPEYNKLAEKLKKEQPNIVIAKMDATANDPPSGYKVEGFPTIYFAPSGMKSKPIKYTGNRDLDDLEKFMKKHAVKSYTDKTEEVEKEDKTKTDKKEEL
- a CDS encoding Short-chain dehydrogenase/reductase SDR family and Glucose/ribitol dehydrogenase family and NAD(P)-binding domain-containing protein, with the translated sequence MSSPVKCHRFENKVAIVTAATKGIGLAIAERLGLEGCSIVISSRNEKNVKEAIDYLKGKGVKNVEGTVCHVAKDEDRKKLVNFALEKFGKIDILINNHGINPVFGDILSVTEDVWDKLFETNVKAGFMLTKLVVPHMLKNGGGNVIFNASYGAYRQGNGIAAYTVTKTTLLGLTKALSNELSPQGIRVNAIAPGVIKTKMSKAMWDGDNGEKDLVNALETPMGRLGTPEECSGAVAYLVSDDASYVTGETIVIAGGIHARL